Within Gilvibacter sp. SZ-19, the genomic segment AAGCGTTCGCTTTTAGCTAGGATATTTAAGAAAATTGGAAGTATACTAAATAAAATCGGCGATAAATTGTAAATGATGGTTTCCATAATTACAATAAATTATAACAACAGCGCAGGGCTTGAATCCACCATAAAAAGTGTTATATCTCAGCAAAGAGTTCGTTTTGAATATTTAGTAATAGACGGCAATAGCACAGACGGGAGTAAAGATGTTTTAGAAGCATTTAAGCATAATATTGATTACGTGGTTTCTGAAACTGATCGCGGAATTTACCACGCAATGAATAAGGGGATAAAAGCAGCTACAGGCACTTATTTACTTTTCTTGAACAGCGGTGACGTGCTTTTGAATGAACAAGTGTTGTATTGTGCTAGCCCTTATTTAAAAACAGGCCTCGACATATATTATGGAGATCTTCAGTATGTGGAAGCAGGTAATACCCATAGAGCTCATTTCCCAGAATTTCTAGACTTTAAGTATTTTTTTAAGGCTTCATTGCCTCATCCTGCATCATTTATTAAACGTTCTTTATTTGATGAGGTGTTTTATTACAACGAAGCTTTAGATATTGTTTCTGACTGGGAATTTTTTATTTGTGCGATTTGTAAATATAATGCGTCATACCAACATTTGGATCTGGTCGTTAGTGATTTTGAACCAGGAGGAATATCTTGGGATCCAAAATACAAGCTGCTTCAAGCTAATGAGCGTCGAGAATGCTTACAAAAACACTTTCCTAGAAAGTATATCATTTACAAAACACATCAAAGAATAGCAAATAAGCTTTCTAAACTAAAAAGTATACTAAAGCCAAAATGAGACATACTCTAAAATATTGGAAAAATAGGATCTTAGGGAGTCAAAAGGCCCCAATAACTAGTCATGAAACTTATCTTAATAAACTGCTAGATAACGGACTCACCATAGGAGAAAGTTTTAATATGCTGCCGGAATGCGTCATAGATTTCTCACATTGTTGGCACATAAAAATTGGGAATTCTGTTACTCTGGCTCCAAGAGTAATGATATTAGCGCATGACGCGAGTACCAAAATGCATTTAGACCACACAAAGGTAAAAAATGTCGTTATTGGAAATTATGTATTTATAGGCGCTAATAGTATTGTGCTTCCCGGGGTAAACATAGGCGATAATGTCATTGTTGGTGCCGGTTCTGTACTAACTAAAAATGTGCCGTCAAATTCAGTTGTTGCAGGAAATCCGGCTAAGTTCATTTGCACCATAGAAGAATACTTAGCACGTGAGAAAGC encodes:
- a CDS encoding glycosyltransferase family 2 protein, with amino-acid sequence MMVSIITINYNNSAGLESTIKSVISQQRVRFEYLVIDGNSTDGSKDVLEAFKHNIDYVVSETDRGIYHAMNKGIKAATGTYLLFLNSGDVLLNEQVLYCASPYLKTGLDIYYGDLQYVEAGNTHRAHFPEFLDFKYFFKASLPHPASFIKRSLFDEVFYYNEALDIVSDWEFFICAICKYNASYQHLDLVVSDFEPGGISWDPKYKLLQANERRECLQKHFPRKYIIYKTHQRIANKLSKLKSILKPK
- a CDS encoding DapH/DapD/GlmU-related protein; amino-acid sequence: MILAHDASTKMHLDHTKVKNVVIGNYVFIGANSIVLPGVNIGDNVIVGAGSVLTKNVPSNSVVAGNPAKFICTIEEYLAREKANMKPSNTFGAEYTLDQQLTQGMKEQMLGCINEQGCLYVF